A genomic stretch from Methanomassiliicoccales archaeon includes:
- a CDS encoding DsrE family protein: protein MDKLLIIATHAEDNPEKATLPFVVAVTALASEMQPVVALQSMGVYLAKKGYAKMVHESSFPPVDELIDSYLSSGGKLLVCSPCMKKRGIEPSDLIEGAVVVNAPTLVKEIGEAKAVLTY from the coding sequence ATGGATAAATTATTGATTATTGCAACACATGCCGAAGACAATCCAGAAAAGGCAACGCTGCCCTTTGTTGTCGCGGTGACGGCACTCGCATCTGAGATGCAACCAGTTGTCGCACTCCAATCGATGGGCGTGTATCTTGCGAAGAAAGGCTATGCGAAAATGGTTCATGAATCGAGTTTTCCACCAGTTGACGAATTGATTGATTCATATTTGAGCAGTGGTGGAAAACTCCTTGTCTGTTCGCCATGCATGAAGAAAAGAGGCATCGAACCGAGTGATTTGATTGAGGGGGCAGTTGTTGTGAACGCACCGACCCTTGTAAAAGAAATCGGCGAAGCCAAGGCGGTTCTAACCTACTAG
- a CDS encoding sulfurtransferase TusA family protein translates to MKTEILDCRGLMCPMPIVKLAKKIKEVGPGSLIELIADDVGSKEDVPAWCKRTGNELVEMKEEGGVYRYIIKKK, encoded by the coding sequence ATGAAAACGGAAATACTCGACTGCAGAGGCCTCATGTGCCCGATGCCGATCGTCAAACTGGCAAAGAAAATCAAGGAGGTGGGACCGGGTAGCCTCATCGAGCTTATCGCTGACGATGTTGGCTCGAAGGAAGATGTTCCAGCCTGGTGCAAGAGGACGGGAAATGAACTCGTTGAGATGAAGGAAGAAGGTGGAGTCTACCGTTATATCATTAAAAAGAAATAA